A genome region from Triplophysa rosa linkage group LG24, Trosa_1v2, whole genome shotgun sequence includes the following:
- the tprkb gene encoding EKC/KEOPS complex subunit TPRKB yields MHRAHDLELFPEYTVTQLLFKDLKNAAELRKMAVNSEIKGALINPTMVVDAFQILVAANKAVHLHKNGKMKTRSMYSEIIFNLSPTNNISEAFKRFGISDSDNAVYIVLVHNKEETLNVDDIISKVDGQQIDVDQVSEFTDAAKVKKLYKVAPLEERCGSLLDAVVCRMATKDVA; encoded by the exons atgcatCGTGCGCATGATTTAGAGCTATTCCCGGAATACACAGTAACTCAGCTGCTATTTAAAGATCTAAAGAATGCGGCAGAGTTGAGAAAAATGGCAGTGAATAGCGAAATTAAAGGCGCTTTGATTAACCCAACAATG GTTGTGGATGCATTCCAGATTCTGGTTGCCGCAAATAAAGCGGTTCACCTgcataaaaatggaaaaatgaagaCCAGGAGTATGTACTctgaaataatttttaatctatCACCAACAAACAAT ATATCTGAAGCTTTCAAAAGGTTTGGGATCTCAGACAGTGACAACGCTGTTTATATTGTGTTAGTACACAATAAAGAAGAAACACTCAATGTTGATGACATCATCTCAAAGGTGGATGGACAACAGATTGATGTTGATCAAGTGTCTGAATTCACTGATGCTGCTAAAGTTAAAAAG CTATACAAAGTTGCACCATTGGAGGAAAGGTGTGGGAGTCTGTTGGATGCTGTTGTGTGCAGGATGGCCACAAAAGATGTTGCATAG
- the srr gene encoding L-threonine dehydratase catabolic TdcB encodes MGDFSADSITEEMLREAHETVRCSPLDVIRTPMIPWCQTTLPLNISGQIHIKLENMQRTGSFKIRGVANQFARRPKGGHFVTMSAGNYGKTFAYACKHYRSKGKVVMPETAPISRSALIQRLGVEVERVPTPRLMDVVNRCVQEDGMTFLHSYDDPDLIAGHASLGFEILDVIAHPDVVVVCCGGGGLLAGVAAAIKLSGCENTRIYGVEPEGACTMYKSFIEKKPVGMDAKSIASGLAPPFAGVLPYELCQRYVEEIVLVTDEEIKSAVSTLYTAGLVVEPSGTAAFAAIVNNRIPDIDDKNVVVIVSGGNIGKDELSNFPD; translated from the exons ATGGGAGATTTCTCAGCTGACAGCATCACTGAAGAGATGCTCAGAGAGGCACATGAAACTGTCAGATGTAGCCCGCTGGATGTCATCCGTACTCCGATGATCCCATGGTGCCAAACCACACTGCCACTCAACATCTCTGGCCAGATTCACATCAAACTGGAGAACATGCAGAGGACGG GTTCATTTAAGATAAGAGGTGTTGCCAACCAGTTTGCCAGAAGACCGAAAGGGGGTCATTTTGTGACCATGTCTGCTGGGAATTATGGGAAGACATTTGCATATGCCTGTAAGCATTATAGATCAAAAGGCAAAGTGGTGATGCCCGAAACTGCTCCCATCTCTAGATCTGCGCTCATACAA AGGTTAGGAGTTGAGGTTGAAAGAGTGCCAACTCCACGTCTCATGGATGTTGTTAACCGATGTGTTCAAGAGGACGGCATGACTTTCTTGCATTCATATGATGACCCCGATCTTATAGCAGGCCATGCCAG CTTAGGTTTTGAGATTCTGGACGTTATAGCACATCCAGATGTAGTTGTTGTCTGTTGTGGTGGAGGTGGGCTACTGGCTGGTGTGGCAGCTGCCATCAAATTGTCTGGATGTGAGAATACAAGAATTTATGGAGTGGAGCCAGAAGGAG CATGTACAATGTACAAGAGCTTCATTGAGAAAAAGCCTGTCGGAATGGATGCCAAAAGCATTGCTTCAGGGCTAGCACCACCATTCGCTG GTGTGTTGCCATATGAGCTGTGTCAGAGATACGTGGAAGAAATCGTGCTGGTAACTGATGAAGAGATCAAATCTGCTGTTTCTACTCTATATACGGCCGGCCTTGTTGTTGAACCATCAGGCACTGCAGCCTTTGCTGCCATAGTAAATAACAGAATACCAGACATCGACGACAAGAATGTTGTGGTCATCGTTAGTGGAGGAAACATTGGCAAAGATGAGCTTAGCAACTTTCCTGATTAA
- the trmu gene encoding mitochondrial tRNA-specific 2-thiouridylase 1, with protein MGLVRHVVCAMSGGVDSSVSALLLKRMGYHVTGVFMKNWDTHDERGVCSSEKDCEDAYKVCKMLDMPFHQVSYVKEYWHEVFSNLLSEYEKGRTPNPDILCNKHIKFKHFYQYAVNTLGADAMATGHYARTSQEDEEVFQQKYTPPRRTLFRDRFEIRKAVRLYQGADRLKDQTFFLSQISQDALRHTLFPLSGLTKDFVKKIAAEASFQHVLKKKESMGICFIGERNFEEFILEYLEPKPGNYVSVDDGKIMGQHKGWFTLTLGQRARIGGQKDAWFVVDKDITTGDVFVGPTTNHSALLRDTLQTDRFHWIAEEPPLELIRTQMMECHFCFNNRMPLTPCTVTLNLDGSVWVMVKQPMRALTPGQFAVLYKGDECLGSGKIILLGPTKYTLQRGQNWIDCTPKETSHCHPEPIS; from the exons ATGGGTTTAGTTAGACATGTCGTGTGTGCAATGTCTGGAGGGGTTGACAGCTCCGTCAGTGCTCTCTTACTCAAAAGAATGG GTTATCACGTGACCGGAGTGTTCATGAAGAACTGGGATACTCATGATGAGAGAGGAGTCTGTTCCTCAGAGAAAGACTGTGAAGATGCTTATAAAGTGTGTAAGATGCTGGACATGCCTTTCCATCAGGTGTCATATGTCAAAGAATATTGGCATGAAGTGTTCAG TAATCTACTTAGCGAATATGAAAAGGGCAGAACACCAAACCCAGATATATTGTGTAACAAACACATAAAGTTCAAGCACTTCTATCAGTATGCTGTAAATACCTTAG GTGCTGATGCCATGGCAACAGGACACTATGCCCGGACATCCCAAGAGGATGAGGAGGTTTTCCAACAAAAGTACACTCCACCTCGTCGAACCCTCTTCAGAGACCGATTTGAAATCAGAAAGG CGGTGCGGTTGTATCAGGGTGCTGATCGCTTGAAGGATCAAACCTTCTTCCTTAGCCAGATCTCCCAGGATGCTTTGCGGCACACATTATTCCCCTTGTCTGGactaaccaaagactttgtaaagaaaatagCGGCTGAGGCCAGCTTTCAGcatgttctgaagaagaaagag AGCATGGGAATCTGTTTCATTGGAGAAAGAAATTTCGAGGAGTTTATCCTTGAG TACCTAGAACCCAAACCTGGAAATTATGTTTCTGTTGATGATGGGAAGATAATGGGCCAGCATAAAG GCTGGTTCACATTAACACTGGGGCAGAGGGCTAGAATAGGAGGGCAAAAAGACGCTTGGTTTGTGGTTGATAAAGACATCACAACTGGTGACGTATTTGTG GGTCCAACAACTAACCACTCAGCACTGTTACGAGACACATTACAGACGGACCGCTTTCACTGGATAGCGGAAGAACCACCTCTTGAGCTCATCCGTACTCAGATGATGGAATGTCACTTTTGTTTTAATAACCGGATGCCTTTAA CTCCATGTACTGTGACCTTGAATCTAGATGGCTCAGTGTGGGTAATGGTtaaacagccaatgagagcaCTGACACCTGGCCAG TTTGCTGTGTTGTATAAGGGAGACGAATGCTTAGGGAGTGGGAAAATTATTCTCCTGGGACCCACAAAATACACTCTTCAGAGAGGTCAAAACTGGATAGACTGTACACCCAAAGAAACAAGCCATTGTCATCCGGAGCCCATCAGCTGA